A window of the Brumimicrobium sp. genome harbors these coding sequences:
- a CDS encoding shikimate kinase yields MGSGKTKLGKKLAKQLTYSFYDIDAEIESQFQMSISEFFQAYGEDEFRKQETEILNAIVLKDDNAIISVGGGLPCFNNNLQTINKYGVSIYLKRTIKELYNRLRETPGDRPLLKGKKDEELLDFITTTLMDREKFYKQSSYIVERENQNEKDIIKLLNLS; encoded by the coding sequence ATGGGATCAGGTAAAACTAAACTTGGAAAGAAATTAGCCAAGCAACTTACTTATAGCTTTTATGATATTGATGCTGAAATTGAAAGCCAATTTCAAATGTCAATTAGTGAATTCTTTCAAGCGTACGGAGAAGATGAATTTCGTAAACAAGAAACAGAAATACTGAATGCAATTGTTCTGAAAGATGACAATGCTATAATCTCAGTAGGTGGTGGCTTGCCGTGTTTTAACAATAATCTACAAACGATTAATAAATATGGTGTTTCTATTTATCTTAAAAGAACCATTAAAGAACTCTACAATAGATTGCGCGAAACGCCAGGGGATAGACCTTTATTAAAAGGGAAGAAAGATGAAGAACTACTTGATTTTATCACAACCACTTTGATGGATAGGGAAAAGTTTTATAAACAATCTAGTTATATTGTTGAACGAGAGAATCAAAATGAGAAGGATATTATAAAACTCCTTAATCTTTCATAA